The Thunnus thynnus chromosome 13, fThuThy2.1, whole genome shotgun sequence genome segment TGCTAGAGAGTAGATGtcagtttatatatatactgtatatatttactatatctaaaattttaattatgaattttatgtatatatttatattaccTGTCTTTTGTGgtagttgtgtttttctcataCATTGTATAGGTATTTGAGTTTTATCTTACCTTCTAACTTTGATTGTTATGCACAACAACACCAAGGTAACATCAATAAATTgacaataaacctgtttctgattctgattttaaGGACTTTCAACAAAGCATTTgcacttttttgtggaaaaacacatcagacacaaatgatcaaaacaaatgatttttctatacattaacacacatctggaggagatctttgaTGCTTGGCACACAGCAGCACTCAAAGATGATGAACCAGTTATTTGTCATCAGtttcaataataatttcctTCATTAACcattggaaaatattttttaaagaaacatatttttaacttaaaaaaaacatatttgctctACTGCTCATCAAATATTCAAAATCCCTACAATGCAAAAAACCCTTGGCTCTAGAGAACAGAGGCCTTGCAAACTGAATATAAACCTCATTTACAGTGTCAGATGCAAGTATTTACATGGCTGAAGTTTCATGTTCAATCTAATCTTTTATCCTCATCTGTGACTTCAACCTGAGATAATTACATTCATACAATATCACAAACTGTACCAACAAACTCACAAAGGCgttttaaaagaaacaatcctcattttgttattttggaaACTTGGGGAGTATTCCTGTGAAATCCCACTAttaatattaaagctgcaagcagcgttgaacgggccctcacGCCTCTGCACACGTCAGGCCGCAacgcaatcgaagggcttctgtcacgggcatgcaGATGTCTTCAAACccgagctgttttcagacagtgcgaGAAGGAtttaaacatcacttcctttgtccactattttacctgctgctggggctgctttgctgaaatttcgaagggggcgctattcagccagtcttcatcactgatggaataatGTCATGTAGACTTGTTCAGGCCGGgagaagtttggtgcagactggagcatttacaataaagttatagcgacttcctctgtcatggcaaaacatcaaatctcaacagtgtgagaattttctgcagtgTAAGAcgtgtctgtcttgctcacacctgtgtcatcaaaatgatgcaagttttgggcccattcacttggatttcaattagtaaattgaaaacccctgatgagtttgtgtgtaaaacaaattaatttcctaattttcatcaagtataattttagaaaagtaaaaacttttgacccacatgacctggtcaaagtttgattgaaatgtgtactgtcaggtgtgtagagacaataagtaactgcagctggacacagaaaaatactcatatatttgaatggagagtgtgagcaaaccgctaggtgctcgggccctaataaaggaaaaactgcagtacagagctacaaattttagttttgatggtatttttctacagcactttatcactaaactgtcaccctcactccattttttctctTCCCCTCATAgatcatccccactactgaattgtaaatataagacctatacttattgttaaataaatgacaataacaccaaacttcatacaaagtttgtatataatgtactgtatgtatataggcctttctactgtatcctacaaaaatgagctgcattcaactcccacaccagtggcggctggtgactcaaaaaattggggagggcaggaggaaaaccaacttaccgcatcaaactatatcattgtcccccacctgatgaaatcagaggggtggggggcaattttatatgccaataaaacaatttgcttttaaaaacaaaaacccctgagtggtgtaaaggctgcttctttaaagacatttaacatatacatattgtttctaagcaaagaagagctcattttagccatggactggttcagatgagtgattttaccaacaaaatgaaattcaagtttatagtattgttctattgtgacaacagatttatgttctcatcaaaaacagacaagatatcacatgatttacacgtgtttcctatgtattttcttagtatacagaaatatataaagtaccccaaagcttataatgtgatacaggaacagatcagtgctgaatactagaaagactgaacactaaaaacatttacagatctaaaagtgtagattcacatcagaaagtattaatgcatgtatcaaatacatgacttacacactcttatctatgtgcacgacatacaaaatatagtccacaaagttgacatgttaacactaggggtgcaacggatcacaaaactcacagttcAGATCATATCATTTttaggatcagcaaaaaaagacaaataaaactttgttttctatttattctgtaacacacttacaacATGAAACAGCaatgaacttttgcccatggtcttaaatgaaaacattcaagacaaacaacatttaagatgtccaatgtttaaataaactaaagctcagctgcagcacatcagacagcaggtaaacatacctacagatgtcacttcagaccccTTAGATGCTGTTTTGATTGTCacccttcaaaatccctgttagtgacaCACTGTCTccccatgacttgtacttacagcagtttgtttactttgtattAAATGAGAtgttaaattttgcaattaatgcgcagttcatatgcctgccgaaccgtggggggcgatccATACGGATCACCTATCAACTACAATCAGTTaaaccactagttaacacttgttattctagttactttaagcttattactcaatatacggctcagcttaaaaacaaactaaagaaactgtcagaagcaagcagccagacctcctgcacactcattcactaatcatacaacatcaacaggtgactgaacaatcactcaattaaaaacgggatcaattccacatgaatgagtgagcccagacagctcactgtaacttcaacaagcaaactacccacaacaccttatatatatatatctgctgCATTATGGTTAAGgaaataaattcacacaacagccacacagagagacatttaaccatcagagatgaaattagcaaccaaagagacagagagagagaaactgtatctgactcacgttatttgatgtcttcttctttctatcatggagatgaagtattcatgtcataacatccatttgtgactgttggtcggcttgtttgttagttaacagaactttatggctgctgctttaccagtctgatatcattagcaacaatgacaaacaagctaactctcctggttgtttctccagttgcttctctctccagccgcTCCCTGgcggtgtcctgctgctgctgtgctgcacagtccagatcaATTCTCCCATTagtttaacaacagtccttaacagtccttccatggatgtgtaaagagtccttcaggctgctacaacaagccagctgttgcattggctaacgcaaggagctatctactgctgctactctgccttacagtggagagaatggaagatgaattctggaaactatcattggaccaactcgatgtcaatattgcattctggttgttgattggttagggagaccgtcctcccttggagcatcattttacgtgtctcctccaaagaagagagaaaaaatatgtactactgctgctactaatTCCTATtcctactaataataataataatgatactgaGATtcggtaatggtttatttcaaccaaatattcttctTTATATCTTGATGTCCCTCTTGtttctcaaaaaatagaggaggatcaacctccttttttttgtaggaaattttgttGCGAATcaattgatacaggtttgaaagttgtcagacttatagtttagacgtcagaagcatcagtttgacacaaagtccatgcccagagattgcctccccattggtttacattgtaaggtgcaatgtggcactgcaactttcagggcttatgaaatctaaaccgttcaagttattacaaagtttttaacaacttttgttcagcacagtgtcataaatcatgtattaaagtttgaagccgataccattaacgtcCTCAGAGGAGATAGAGTTTGTTCAGGGTCCAAAATTAGGGAAAAGTCGTACtttcatgtgtgtattgtggacttcctgttggatttaggtcaggcgtgtcagcatatgatttgtagttcttgatgagacaaataattgagttttggttcaatctctcTATGGcattcctacgggccatggcagccattttaattacataggtggcgctctcaaGCACAGTTTGGCACTTTGGGgcttaatttttacattttatcaaacatttcactagacctgatgtgcatgccaaatttggtgagtttttgagcatgtttaggagGTCAattttagggtttaagtggcataataaaaagaaagaaagaaagaaaaaaagaaagaaagaaagaaagaaagaaagaaagaaagaaagaaagaaagaaaaagaacagatacaagagggtcttcgcccctttgggtctcaggccctaattaagtGTTTGACCCATCATTAGGCCGGTTGGTATCAGGCTGTGCTCTAATAAATCTACCAAGCCCTCTGATACAACAGATACTCAGCCGCTTATTCAGGCATTATACTGGTGATTAAAAGAtccaatataagtgatgggggacaaaatccacagtccttttTTTGTGCGAAAAGTTAATCAAAAGTTTATCTTCAGCTTATTTTCTATGGTCTACTGTAGGGAATATTAAGTGTTCAATACAGTGCATTAGAATTACAACTTTGGCTAGGTATTGCAACGGGAATATACATTTTTTCCATAGTTATTCATGGTCAGAACacattacattttgattttcactaacaaagaccatgCCAACAAAGATATGAGTTTGAAATGACTGTAGGATGAGGGATGCAGGgtaagggatgaagggatgaaaggataagggatgaggggatgagggatgaagggatgagggtgtagGTAAGGGGATGCATGTGGGCGTTTCTGATATCGTTTGTGTCATGGTGGTTATAGGTAAGGTATGCAGGGGAGGACCAGCAGCCGAGGATTTTAATGCTGCGGTTGGGGATTCCTTGCCTTGAAGCTGTGGATGCAGCTCCAATACGGAATGAATTTCCAGAGTATAGTTTGGGTGGTATTCTTGatctggttagtacttggagcATGTGGTGGTGGAACCAGAAGCATGTGGCCAAATTGCTCGTCTCTGTGATGAACAGAGAATCACCAGTAGGAACATGGATTCCAGTTTTATCAATGTAAGGGGATAGATAACCTGTACAGAGAGTTCTGATGCAGCGGGCAAGGAGGTCTGAAGTGTGGGGCGAACATTTTGGCAAGAGATGTGGTTCAGCCTTACAGAGACCTTTGATCAACATGCTGATATATGAGTGGGACAAGGCTGAACACGGTGCTCCTAAGGACAGTCTTATGAAGAAGTTGATTCCGCTGATGTAGACCTGTATAGTGGAAGACTTAATCTTGAGGATAAAATGGGCAAATGTGATAAACCTGGAGAGGGTCACGACGTCAAGTGAGGTGAATGGAAGGCCACGGGAGGCATGGAAACCTTTGAAGCAGTTCCATCCGGTTAAATATGATGAGAATGTTCAGGTAGCAATGCTGTTGAGGATCGCATCTCGTGAGCCGATAACTTAATGTTTATGTTCAATGTCAACTGAAGATGGTGGCTGAAAACGGTGGGACTCGGGTCAGAAGAGGGTCAGCGTCTGGTGCCaattgttttaatttctgaaattagaaatgagacagagagagagagagagagagagagagagtctgtcaCAGGTCATGTGAAAACTGAGACAAAGGGGAAAGAAACTTTTAAGACTGTATTCAGACCAACTCAGACAGTGCGGCGAAAATGCctgtcctcccattcatttgaatgggagTAGTGTGTTTCAGCTGCAGGTGTTTTGGCTGCTGCCTTGTTAATGAAATGTTCTatgtaaataaacttgcctGTCCGAGTTTGGCGATGCCAGGCTAAGAAAAAGTATACTTGTATTCTAAATATTTTCCAACAACCATAACAGCAGTTGCATTAGAAGAGAGTCGTTGTTACTTAGAGTTACAGCTTTGTATCTTGCAGTCAGGCCGGCAGGGTATGTGGACAGCAGGACAGACTCTAGAATGTACACAGTTATCTGCTGGACCAGCCACTTCAAAATAGCCTATTTTTATTAGAATCCCAGACTTTTTGTCAGGAGCAGACTGATTATCCACCTTAGTGAGGGCTGGACCGAGCTTCTGTACTGAATCTCCAGGCAACAGAATATACAATGACATGAACTAGAGTACTGAGTAAGAGTTGTAAAGGGATTACATCATCTATCACTGTTTAACATTACTGATCTCATGATATCACATGAAGTGGGTGTGAGGATTGAGatcttaaaatgcatttaaggTCAGGCAAACCCTGCAGATCAGTTCCTCCCACATGGACTCAAGCACGGCCTCTAACCTGCTAACTGTCGGCACAGGGAACATGTATGTgggttattttcttttttacatgtGAACTCAACAGACATTTCTGCAAAGATGATGGGTTTTTACTGTTCTAAGGGTAAAACTGTTTAATTGTGCTTTTGTGTCATAATTGCATTGAaattcttatgttttttttttttgagatcttaaatgtgttttccagtTAGTCAAATTTACTGTATAACAGGGTAAAACCCTTCAGATATATCTCATTTTTATGACGGACCGATAAATGTCTCTCTAATATGTCAAATGCAACTCCATCTCAGACCAACATCACTGTTGGACTGCAGTACCGGAGACTACTGgaaattgtgttgttttctgctccAATTACAGTGGcatgctgtgtgtttctcttcattAATGGGATCATGCTTTTCACCTTGAGGAGTAAGTCTGTGTTTAGGGAGACCTCCCGTTATATTCTTCTGTATAATCTACTTTTTGCAGACACTGTGCAGATGGCACTAAGCCAGTTACTGTATCTACTGTCTGCTTGTAGAATATGGCTGACCTATCCTGTATGTGGTTTTCTCGCCATGCTCGCTGATCTCACAAATGAAGTGTCTCCTCTCACACTGGTGGTGATGTCTCTGGAGAGATATGTAGCTGTGTGCTACCCACTGAGGCACGctaccatcatcaccatcagaAACACAGGTGTGGCTATTGTTGTAGTTTGGGCGTTCAGTTCACTAAATGTTCTCATACAAGTTATTTTGCTGTTAGATTTTCCATTTGAAGAACTGGAGAGCCTGCAGATGAAAGACTATTGCTCTGACATAGCCATGTTTCTCAGCCCAATACCTGATCATTATAAAAAAGCCttcacttgttttctgtttgtatcaGCTGGTGTGACAGTAACTTGTTCCTATATTGGTGTGATGATAGCAGCCAGGTCAGCCTCCACAGACAAAGCTTCAGCCCATAAAGCTCgtaaaacactgctgctgcacctGGTTCAGCTGGGCCTCAGTCTTTCCTCTACTGTACATGACCCATTGATTATTGCCATGTCAAAATTCCTAGACAGAGTAGCAATTTCACGCATCCAGAGTATtctttatgtatgtattatCCTTCTCCCAAGATGTCTGAGTGCTCTAATCTATGGCATCAGAGACCAGACCATCAGACCCATCCTCATTTACCATCTATGCTGTCGATTGAAACTGCCAAGGCTGGGGTCTCAACCTACATGACATTGAATTATTCAAgcattattcttattttaatatatatatatatatatatatatatatatatatatatatatattaattataaagaaatataaatgtctttaatgtctttaaaatttaaatacagaataaaataatgtaatattgcAACAGTACTTTATATCCTTCCTGAATTATCTATactctgcacatactgtatttgagttcattgttttttaattgttggcAAATGCAATATGCAgaagtgattttaatatttgtagatATTTTAGTGTAGTCAAACACTTCACTCTACATCAACATAGTCCCAACACTGTGGCAaaaacttaaagtccccctccactcaaaaatgtgttcttctTATTCCCTCACTTGGATGTTTCATCTTCACTTTGAAGAATGATGTATggtcacattcatctgctgaaagtttctctgtgctctgaGTATAAATGAATATGATTTATTaaggtaaaatattaaaagaaagggaaaaaaaagaaatacaataaacaataaaaaacactacAGTGATAAAAAGAGGTAATAAGATAAAAAGAGGTAAAATCATGAGATATGAAAGATACAACAGgtagtaaaaacagtaaagagcaaataaaaagttgagttaattaaaagcaagaccaTAAAAGTAAGTTTTGAGCTGCTTCTTGAAAATATCAAGGATGCTTGTCTTATATGTggtgggagtttgttccagatcttTGGTGTATAGCTGCAAAAAGCTGCCTCACcttacattttgcattttatttgtggcACATTTAACAAGCCAGTGTTAAGTGACCTAAGCGAACGGTTTGGAACATAttgggctttaaaaacaagtaaaagaattttttaaaatctttcctCAATGTTACAGGTAGCCAGTGCAATGACACTAATACTGGTTTAATATGTTCCCTTTTCCTAGTGTTGGTTAAAATTCTTGCTGCTGATTTTTGAACGAGTTGCAGCCGATCAATGGTTTTATTTAGTAAACCAGCGTTAAAAAACAAAGGCAAGAGTGAGTTTCTTGGCATCCTCCAAAGTAAGGTAGGGTCTGACTCTTGCGATGtttgttaaatatataaaaggCTATCTTTGTAATGTTGTGGACAtgacttttaaaattcaattcacAGTCAAGGATAACACCTAAGTTTTTTACTTCTGGTTTAATCTGTAGAGCCAGATTTCCAAGCCTGCTTGAAAGTTCTTCTCTCTGTGCATCTGTGCCAAATATAAGAgcttctgttttgtctttatttaatttaaataggTTACAACTCATCCACTGTGTAATGCTAGAGAGTAGATGtcagtttatatatatactgtatatataaacagtatatatatttatatttactatatctaaaattttaattatgaattttatgtatatatttatattaccTGTCTTTTGTGgtagttgtgtttttctcataCATTGTATAGGTACTTGAGTTTTGTCTTACCTTCTAACTTTGATTGTTATGCACAACAACACCAAGGTAACATCAATAAATTgacaataaacctgtttctgattcttttttgtggaaaaacacatcagagacaaatgatcaaaaaaaaatgatttttctatACATTAACACCAGTggcagaggacaggaggaaaaccaacatggaatcttacaacaaaccgtgTCAAACTATAtcagaagagctcattttagccatggactggttcaaatgtgtcattttaccaacaaagtgaaattcaaattcatagtactgttctattgtgacaacaaatttatgttctcatcaaaaacaaacaacatatgacatgatttacacatgtttcctatgtattttcttagtatacagaaatatataaaggagcacaaagcttataatgtgatacaggttctgatcagtgctgaatactagaaagattgaacactaaaaacattcacagatctaaaagtgtaggttcacatcagaaagtattaatgcatgtattaaatacatgacttacacactctcaTCTATATGTAcgatatacaaaatatagtctacaaagctgacatatTAACACTAGGgatgttaacatgaacacaaaactcaagattcagatcgtatcacggatttgagtcacggatcagatcattattaggatcagtGAAAAAAGttggagacaaataaaactttgttttccatttattctataacacacttacagccagaaacagcaatgaacttttgcccatggtcttaaatgaaaacaacatttaagatgtccaatgtttaaataaaataaaataaaacatataaaatattgaatgctcagttattgcaatatgaggcctGAAACCTTattcttttaaacagtgaatgaaacagcctctgtccacatcatcaaaacttgatgataacaaacgttcaccgctaatgtcagttagcagctagatgctaattagctgctcagctgcagcacattaaacagcaggtaaacaactcaaatgtcacttcggaccccttagatgctggtttgatcgttacccttcaaaatccctgttagtgacacactgtctgcccatgacttgtacttacagcagtttgtttactttgtattAAATGAGAtgttaaattttgcaattaatccccagttcatatgcctgccgaaccgtggggggtgatccgtacggatcagggatcaactacaatcagttaaaccactagttaacacttgttattctagttactttaagcttattactcaatatacagctcagcttaaaaacaaactaaagaaactgtcacaacaagcagccagacctcctgcacactcattcactaatcatataacatcaacaggtgactgaacaatcattcaattaaaaatgggatcaattccacatgaatgagtgagttcagacagctcactgtaacttcaacaagcaaactacccacaacaccttatatatatatatctgctgCATTCTGGTTAAGgaaataaattcacacaacagccacacagagagatatttaaccatcagagatgaaattagcaaccaaagagacagagagagagaagctgtatctgactcatgttatctgatgtcttcttctttctttcatggagatgaagtattcatgtcataacatccatttgtgactgttggtcatcttgtttgttagttaacagaactttgtggctgctgctttaccagtctgatatcatcagcaacaatgacaaacaagctaactctcctggttgtttctccggttgcttctctctccagccgcTCCCTGgcggtgtcctgctgctgctgcgctgcccagtccagatcatttctcccattagcttaacaacagttcttccatggatgtataaagagtccttcaggctgctacaacaagccagctgttgcattggctaacgcaaggagctatctactgctgctactctgccttacagtggagagaatggAAGCTgaattctggaaactatcattggaccaactcaatgtcaatattgcattctggttgttgattggttagagaggacagcctcccttggaACATCATTTACGTGTCATGgacaatcacagattagcatgaaaaaaaaatgaaaaacattaagtccaatgtaagagatccaGCCCTGCAGAGAtcagcaggcacccgtcctcctctgtcccccactccacctccaccaattgcacccccccctccccaccacttcacacactgctctttctcctcccgccctgcaggtgtcgttgttgaagcattttaaacagaatttcagtaatggattttttccaaagaagagagaaaaatgctttataaatactgagatttggtaatggttttatttcaaccaaatattcttttttatatttttatctcctttttgcctctcaaaaaatagaggacgatcaacctcctctgcctctatggaccagcctccactgattaACACacatctggaggagatcttttaTGCTTGGTACACAGCAGAACTCAAAGATGATGAACTAgtta includes the following:
- the LOC137196260 gene encoding odorant receptor 131-2-like; protein product: MALSQLLYLLSACRIWLTYPVCGFLAMLADLTNEVSPLTLVVMSLERYVAVCYPLRHATIITIRNTGVAIVVVWAFSSLNVLIQVILLLDFPFEELESLQMKDYCSDIAMFLSPIPDHYKKAFTCFLFVSAGVTVTCSYIGVMIAARSASTDKASAHKARKTLLLHLVQLGLSLSSTVHDPLIIAMSKFLDRVAISRIQSILYVCIILLPRCLSALIYGIRDQTIRPILIYHLCCRLKLPRLGSQPT